The Argonema galeatum A003/A1 genome has a window encoding:
- the trxA gene encoding thioredoxin → MSAAAQVTDATFKQEVLESEVPVLVDFWAPWCGPCRMVAPVVDEIAQQYEGQVKVVKLNTDENPNVASQYGIRSIPTLMIFKAGQRVDMVVGAVPKTTLANTLEKYL, encoded by the coding sequence ATGTCAGCAGCCGCACAAGTTACAGACGCTACGTTTAAGCAAGAAGTACTTGAAAGTGAAGTTCCGGTTTTAGTAGATTTTTGGGCTCCTTGGTGCGGTCCCTGCCGGATGGTTGCGCCAGTCGTAGATGAAATAGCGCAGCAGTACGAAGGTCAGGTGAAGGTTGTCAAACTCAACACCGATGAGAATCCTAACGTAGCCAGCCAGTACGGGATACGCAGCATTCCCACCCTGATGATTTTCAAAGCGGGTCAGAGGGTCGATATGGTGGTCGGCGCAGTTCCCAAAACTACGCTGGCAAATACTTTGGAGAAGTACCTCTAG